The Hymenobacter sp. DG25A nucleotide sequence TCTATTTTCTCGGGAAGCTTTGTGCGCGATGTGGGCATGAGCAACCGCGTGAATGGTATCCTGATGATTCTTTTCATGGTACTGGGTGGAGCGGCCTTTGCATGGTCGTTCGTCGACAGCTTTGATAAGATGAATCCGCCCATCGCCTCGGTGCATGGTCACGCTACGGAGCGTATGTTCTGGACGACAATGATCATTCTGGGCATTGTGTTCGTGATTACGCAGGTGGCGCTGTTTGTGTACTCTTATAAGTACCAGCACAAAGAAGGCCGCCGCGCTTTCTTCTTCCCGCACAATAACAAGATTGAAATTATCTGGACGCTGATTCCCGCCATCGTAATGGCTGGTCTGGTATTCGCCGGCTGGAAAGAGTGGTCTAAAATCACGGGCCCGGCTCCCAAAGATTCCGTAGTACTGGAAATAATGGGCAAACAGTTCAACTGGCTGGTGCGCTACCCTGGCCGCGACCAGAAACTGGGCGTGGTGAACTACCGTCTGATTGATGCCACCAACGAGTTTGGCTTCGACCTGAACGACCAGGCTGGTCTGGATGACTTTGTAGCTGGTGAGATTCACGTGCCCAAAGGCCACCCCGTGCTACTGAAGATTCGCTCCCGCGACGTACTGCACGCTGTATATATGCCGCACTTCCGCGTGCAGATGTACGCCGTACCCGGTATGCCAACCAAGTTCTGGTTTACCCCTACCAAAACCACGGATGAGATGCGTGCGCAGTTGGGCAATCCTGCCTTCAACTATGAGTTGGCCTGCAACCAGATTTGCGGCCGTGGTCACTTCGCCATGAAACTGTCTATTGTGGTAGATGAACCAGATGACTACGTTGCCTGGTTTGCTAAGCAACAGTCTTTCTCTTCTCAGAATCCAGATTTACTGGCTACCTTCAAACAGAAGGCCGGCAATCTGGTTGAACCAGTAGCTGCCCCGGCGGCCGCTGCCGTAGTTCCTGCCGCCAAGGCTTCGCTGTAACTTTTTAATCGCACGCTCTTTTATGGCTGCTAATCTTCCTACCCAAGCTCAAGCGCAAGGTGGCATCGGGGCAACCGAGACGCACACCGAACACGATGAGCATCTGCATCATGATGAACATCATGAGCAAAGCTTTCTAGAGAAATATATCTTCAGCACTGACCACAAAGTCATTGCCAAGCAGTTTCTCATATCGGG carries:
- a CDS encoding cytochrome c oxidase subunit II: MTVLGILLVLVLLLVVFGLLFRLQILTSIFSGSFVRDVGMSNRVNGILMILFMVLGGAAFAWSFVDSFDKMNPPIASVHGHATERMFWTTMIILGIVFVITQVALFVYSYKYQHKEGRRAFFFPHNNKIEIIWTLIPAIVMAGLVFAGWKEWSKITGPAPKDSVVLEIMGKQFNWLVRYPGRDQKLGVVNYRLIDATNEFGFDLNDQAGLDDFVAGEIHVPKGHPVLLKIRSRDVLHAVYMPHFRVQMYAVPGMPTKFWFTPTKTTDEMRAQLGNPAFNYELACNQICGRGHFAMKLSIVVDEPDDYVAWFAKQQSFSSQNPDLLATFKQKAGNLVEPVAAPAAAAVVPAAKASL